One segment of Tamandua tetradactyla isolate mTamTet1 chromosome 13, mTamTet1.pri, whole genome shotgun sequence DNA contains the following:
- the RAB11FIP2 gene encoding rab11 family-interacting protein 2 isoform X7 — protein sequence MMLSEQAPKWFPTHVQVTVLQAKDLKPKGKSGTNDTYTIIQLGKEKYSTSVAEKTLEPVWKEEASFELPGLLMQGNPEKYILFLIVMHRSLVGLDKFLGQVAINLNDIFEDKQRRKTEWFRLESKQGKRAKNRGEIKVSIQFMRNNMTASMFDLSMKDKTRSPFAKLKDKMKGRKNDGTFSDTSSAIIPSTHMPDANTEFSSGEIQMKSKPKKPFLLGPQRLSSAHSMSDLTGAHMSSEKLKSATINQTYLLGRQIESSGAVPESGSLKSPHRRTLSFDTSKMNQPDNNVDEGESSFGRQNDPFRNVTASLPQKFATLPRKKNPFEESSEVWDSSMNLFSKSNEVRKENKREKKEKVSLFERVTGKKDSRRSDKLNSEGTVSPCDLKSPNAFSEIRQDYFDYESTNPFTTKFRVSNIMPSSSNNVCHTDLNGIFGSVGPTSRNLSIYIFEMRKIMPT from the exons ATGATGCTGTCAGAGCAAGCCCCAAAGTGGTTTCCAACCCACGTGCAGGTCACAGTGCTCCAAGCCAAAGATCTTAAACCAAAAGGCAAAAGTGGCACCAATGACACATACACTATAATTCAACTGGGCAAGGAAAAATACTCCACCTCTGTAGCTGAGAAAACCCTTGAGCCAGTCTGGAAGGAAGAGGCCTCTTTTGAGCTACCTGGATTGCTAATGCAGGGGAATCCAGAGAAATACATTCTTTTCCTCATAGTTATGCACAGGTCCCTAGTGGGTCTGGATAAATTTTTAGGGCAGGTGGCAATCAATCTCAATGACATCTTTGAGgacaaacaaagaaggaaaacaga gtGGTTTAGGTTAGAATCCAAACAAGGAAAAAGAGCCAAAAACAGGGGTGAAATAAAGGTCAGTATTCAATTTATGAGGAATAATATGACAGCGAGTATGTTTGACTTATCAATGAAGGACAAAACAAGATCTCCTTTtgcaaaattaaaagataagatgaAAGGCAGAAAAAATGATGGGACATTTTCTGATACATCTTCTGCAATCATTCCAAGTACTCACATGCCTGATGCCAATACTGAATTTTCAAGTGGTGAAATACAGATGAAATCCAAACCAAAAAAGCCTTTTCTTTTGGGTCCTCAGCGACTCTCTTCAGCGCATTCAATGTCTGATTTAACTGGGGCGCACATGTCTTCTGAGAAGTTGAAGTCTGCTACCATTAATCAAACATATCTTCTTGGGCGCCAGATAGAGTCCTCTGGAGCAGTTCCAGAAAGTG GAAGTCTCAAATCTCCACACAGAAGAACATTAAGCTTTGATACTTCTAAAATGAACCAACCtgacaacaatgtagatgaaggtGAATCGTCTTTTGGAAGACAAAATGACCCATTTAGAAATGTGACTGCTTCATTACCCCAAAAATTTGCGACACTGCCAAGGAAGAAAAATCCATTTGAAGAAAGCAGTGAAGTATGGGACAGCAGcatgaatttattttcaaaatcaaatgaagtaagaaaagaaaataaaagagagaaaaaggagaaagttaGCCTGTTTGAAAGAGTGACTGGAAAAAAAGATAGCAGAAGATCTGATAAACTTAACAGTGAGGGCACAGTTAGCCCATGTGACTTGAAATCGCCTAATGCATTTAGTGAAATTCGTCAGGACTATTTTGATTACGAGTCAACTAATCCGTTTACAACAAAATTCAGGGTTTCAAATATAATGCCATCTTCAAG CAATAATGTATGCCATACAGACCTGAATGGGATTTTTGGCTCAGTAGGACCAACCTCAAGAAACCTTAGCATCTACATCtttgaaatgaggaaaataatgcCTACCTGA
- the RAB11FIP2 gene encoding rab11 family-interacting protein 2 isoform X8: MMLSEQAPKWFPTHVQVTVLQAKDLKPKGKSGTNDTYTIIQLGKEKYSTSVAEKTLEPVWKEEASFELPGLLMQGNPEKYILFLIVMHRSLVGLDKFLGQVAINLNDIFEDKQRRKTEWFRLESKQGKRAKNRGEIKVSIQFMRNNMTASMFDLSMKDKTRSPFAKLKDKMKGRKNDGTFSDTSSAIIPSTHMPDANTEFSSGEIQMKSKPKKPFLLGPQRLSSAHSMSDLTGAHMSSEKLKSATINQTYLLGRQIESSGAVPESGSLKSPHRRTLSFDTSKMNQPDNNVDEGESSFGRQNDPFRNVTASLPQKFATLPRKKNPFEESSEVWDSSMNLFSKSNEVRKENKREKKEKVSLFERVTGKKDSRRSDKLNSEGTVSPCDLKSPNAFSEIRQDYFDYESTNPFTTKFRVSNIMPSSRTDEKRQP, from the exons ATGATGCTGTCAGAGCAAGCCCCAAAGTGGTTTCCAACCCACGTGCAGGTCACAGTGCTCCAAGCCAAAGATCTTAAACCAAAAGGCAAAAGTGGCACCAATGACACATACACTATAATTCAACTGGGCAAGGAAAAATACTCCACCTCTGTAGCTGAGAAAACCCTTGAGCCAGTCTGGAAGGAAGAGGCCTCTTTTGAGCTACCTGGATTGCTAATGCAGGGGAATCCAGAGAAATACATTCTTTTCCTCATAGTTATGCACAGGTCCCTAGTGGGTCTGGATAAATTTTTAGGGCAGGTGGCAATCAATCTCAATGACATCTTTGAGgacaaacaaagaaggaaaacaga gtGGTTTAGGTTAGAATCCAAACAAGGAAAAAGAGCCAAAAACAGGGGTGAAATAAAGGTCAGTATTCAATTTATGAGGAATAATATGACAGCGAGTATGTTTGACTTATCAATGAAGGACAAAACAAGATCTCCTTTtgcaaaattaaaagataagatgaAAGGCAGAAAAAATGATGGGACATTTTCTGATACATCTTCTGCAATCATTCCAAGTACTCACATGCCTGATGCCAATACTGAATTTTCAAGTGGTGAAATACAGATGAAATCCAAACCAAAAAAGCCTTTTCTTTTGGGTCCTCAGCGACTCTCTTCAGCGCATTCAATGTCTGATTTAACTGGGGCGCACATGTCTTCTGAGAAGTTGAAGTCTGCTACCATTAATCAAACATATCTTCTTGGGCGCCAGATAGAGTCCTCTGGAGCAGTTCCAGAAAGTG GAAGTCTCAAATCTCCACACAGAAGAACATTAAGCTTTGATACTTCTAAAATGAACCAACCtgacaacaatgtagatgaaggtGAATCGTCTTTTGGAAGACAAAATGACCCATTTAGAAATGTGACTGCTTCATTACCCCAAAAATTTGCGACACTGCCAAGGAAGAAAAATCCATTTGAAGAAAGCAGTGAAGTATGGGACAGCAGcatgaatttattttcaaaatcaaatgaagtaagaaaagaaaataaaagagagaaaaaggagaaagttaGCCTGTTTGAAAGAGTGACTGGAAAAAAAGATAGCAGAAGATCTGATAAACTTAACAGTGAGGGCACAGTTAGCCCATGTGACTTGAAATCGCCTAATGCATTTAGTGAAATTCGTCAGGACTATTTTGATTACGAGTCAACTAATCCGTTTACAACAAAATTCAGGGTTTCAAATATAATGCCATCTTCAAG
- the RAB11FIP2 gene encoding rab11 family-interacting protein 2 isoform X9 — translation MMLSEQAPKWFPTHVQVTVLQAKDLKPKGKSGTNDTYTIIQLGKEKYSTSVAEKTLEPVWKEEASFELPGLLMQGNPEKYILFLIVMHRSLVGLDKFLGQVAINLNDIFEDKQRRKTEWFRLESKQGKRAKNRGEIKVSIQFMRNNMTASMFDLSMKDKTRSPFAKLKDKMKGRKNDGTFSDTSSAIIPSTHMPDANTEFSSGEIQMKSKPKKPFLLGPQRLSSAHSMSDLTGAHMSSEKLKSATINQTYLLGRQIESSGAVPESGSLKSPHRRTLSFDTSKMNQPDNNVDEGESSFGRQNDPFRNVTASLPQKFATLPRKKNPFEESSEVWDSSMNLFSKSNEVRKENKREKKEKVSLFERVTGKKDSRRSDKLNSEGTVSPCDLKSPNAFSEIRQDYFDYESTNPFTTKFRVSNIMPSSR, via the exons ATGATGCTGTCAGAGCAAGCCCCAAAGTGGTTTCCAACCCACGTGCAGGTCACAGTGCTCCAAGCCAAAGATCTTAAACCAAAAGGCAAAAGTGGCACCAATGACACATACACTATAATTCAACTGGGCAAGGAAAAATACTCCACCTCTGTAGCTGAGAAAACCCTTGAGCCAGTCTGGAAGGAAGAGGCCTCTTTTGAGCTACCTGGATTGCTAATGCAGGGGAATCCAGAGAAATACATTCTTTTCCTCATAGTTATGCACAGGTCCCTAGTGGGTCTGGATAAATTTTTAGGGCAGGTGGCAATCAATCTCAATGACATCTTTGAGgacaaacaaagaaggaaaacaga gtGGTTTAGGTTAGAATCCAAACAAGGAAAAAGAGCCAAAAACAGGGGTGAAATAAAGGTCAGTATTCAATTTATGAGGAATAATATGACAGCGAGTATGTTTGACTTATCAATGAAGGACAAAACAAGATCTCCTTTtgcaaaattaaaagataagatgaAAGGCAGAAAAAATGATGGGACATTTTCTGATACATCTTCTGCAATCATTCCAAGTACTCACATGCCTGATGCCAATACTGAATTTTCAAGTGGTGAAATACAGATGAAATCCAAACCAAAAAAGCCTTTTCTTTTGGGTCCTCAGCGACTCTCTTCAGCGCATTCAATGTCTGATTTAACTGGGGCGCACATGTCTTCTGAGAAGTTGAAGTCTGCTACCATTAATCAAACATATCTTCTTGGGCGCCAGATAGAGTCCTCTGGAGCAGTTCCAGAAAGTG GAAGTCTCAAATCTCCACACAGAAGAACATTAAGCTTTGATACTTCTAAAATGAACCAACCtgacaacaatgtagatgaaggtGAATCGTCTTTTGGAAGACAAAATGACCCATTTAGAAATGTGACTGCTTCATTACCCCAAAAATTTGCGACACTGCCAAGGAAGAAAAATCCATTTGAAGAAAGCAGTGAAGTATGGGACAGCAGcatgaatttattttcaaaatcaaatgaagtaagaaaagaaaataaaagagagaaaaaggagaaagttaGCCTGTTTGAAAGAGTGACTGGAAAAAAAGATAGCAGAAGATCTGATAAACTTAACAGTGAGGGCACAGTTAGCCCATGTGACTTGAAATCGCCTAATGCATTTAGTGAAATTCGTCAGGACTATTTTGATTACGAGTCAACTAATCCGTTTACAACAAAATTCAGGGTTTCAAATATAATGCCATCTTCAAG